The genomic stretch GCGCCTTCatttctcttgtgttttttttcgtCCGCAGGAAAATTCCCAATCCTGCAAAAATGAAACTGGCCATCTTGTGCCTCTGCCTGGCGAGCACAGCCTCAGCTGCACCTGTACGCTCACCCGTCCGATGTCCTTCCATTTGACTCTCCCTCCAGGCTCATTtgtaatatttgtgtttttccctctctgttATTATTCCGTAGTCCTTCTTTCATTACCTGCCCCATTATGGAGGTCCCAGGCAACAGGTCGCCCCTGCCCCTTCACAGGTAATGACCCAAACTCTGCTCATTTCACCTGAAACAAAGGCTTTTTCCGAGCTTCCGGACCGGAAATGAACCAGCTTCTCCGTCGTTTCTTATGCCCTCAGGTGAAAACTCCGTTCACAGCTGCTCAGACTCTAACACAGCCTGGATTAGTTGGTGGATACAGTGTGGAACTGGTGCGTTCGCCCTCCGTGCTTTACTCCAAACGGGTTTTTATTGATTCCAAGCTAACATTTCCACGGTTCTCTTCTGGTTTCTTAGCTTTTTCCCCACAGATTTCCTGGCACACCTGGAGCTAACACTGCACAGGTTAGCGCACTCACGTCATAAATGGGCTTCTTAATTGATCCGTACACACGTGGTCGCCGCGGTGACCACTATTAATTGCATTTCCTGTGTCACTGCAGCCCTTTCCCTCCCACGGTTTCATCAAGTACTCCATTCCTCAGCCCCCAGGCAGACAGAGCGTGGAAGTTGtaagtgttttgcacctctagACCACATTTTGTTGCGATTTTGGGAGATTTGCTGACGTTTGCTGTCCGTTCATATTTGCAGTACTACCCCTACGACTTCTCCCAGCAGAGGGTCAGTGCTCATATCGCCGAATGAAAAGCTTGTTTTTTACCGCAGTATTGAATATAACGcctgtgtttctgctccagatACTGACAAACATCCCTCCCCTGACAAACGTTCCTCATCTGCCAAGTGTGAGATATTTTCCACCCTCATCTTTTTGACTGCACTGGTTCTGCTGTGGTGCATTTCACTCATGACCTGCGTTATTTTCACAGGTGCTGCCCTTTGAAATCCCCGCTCATATTCCTAACGTGAGTTCCAGAAAGCAGCCGTGACGGGATGCGCCGAGGTGAGCTTGTTTAACGCCGATCTTTCCGTCCTCTCCAGGTTGCTGTCTTCGATAGCCCCCCTCCATCCCAGGATCCTCTGCCCCCTCTGCAGCAGGACCAGCCGACACAGACAAGCCAGGTAACATCAGCTTCCTTAGAAGCAAAAAGTTGctaaaaagctgcagaaagtgTGTGATGTGTATGTTTCTGTCCTTGTAGGTGCCAGAAAAGGTGTGAAGTGGGTGAAGggcctgaggaggagaggatttCTTTCCATCTTAACGTTGTTGAACTGAATGTGTTTCTGCAACATGTGGATGTGCGTTCAAATGCTAAGATGAGCGGAAGAATATCGTCTCGAGCAGATTATGACATCACCTTAGCGACGGACGTCCTCTTGGAACATGTTCTGCTTTCCCTTTAGCCTTCTTAGATACCCAGTACTGTGCTAAAATGTGTAATCTCCCCTCTCCACCGTGGGCACAATTGGTGCTGCGCTGGTTTATTAACTCATTGTCATGTTTCCTTAAACTTCTTAAGAATTAAACTCTAAGTTTTCATCAATTTCTGTTGGGGTTTTCTTGTGATGAGttttttaacaaacaaacaaacacaaagctaTAATTTAACATGGGTTAGTTGGTGATTGTTGCATTGGACCACATTATTTGACCCAGAAAAGTGTTTAAattgtatatttaaaaaagggACACCAGTATTTGACtctagattttattttattaggagTGCAACCTTTCTGTCCAACATTTAAAAGATTCTTAATGTTGATATTGCATTAAATATCTGTGTGAACTGCAAATACGATGTCTAAAAGAAGGAATGCTGAAGGGGTAAGAAAATCTGAGTTTCCCATCATCACTGCGCACTCCTCAAGGGTTAAAGGTGGCGTGCCAGTCGTACGCCTCGCATGACATCGCCGTTGACAGACGGTGTTGCAAAACACATTCTTTCTGAGGTTGCTTGTTCTTTCCaagtataaaaaaaacagacatctATGCTAGTAAAGGCCAAAGAGAGGTCAATATGTTGTTTTCAGGCAATTTCAGCATTCTTATCATTATTAGTTCAGGGTGACAGACCGAGACCGTAGATACGGtatgtttttcctcattttatttCCCTATATAAACAGAAAACGCGTTTGTGTTGGCAAGTGGACCGAGGGACAGTTCAGCAGAATATTCAGGTTGCAGTGATGAGTgctgtgccttttaaaaaatcacacttttcatttgatttgtgtTAAAAAGGAAATGGAGACCGGAGAAAAGTGTGTTGGACACCTTTTGAGAGCGGTCTGCAATCCAGATACTTCAGGGAGGGAATAGACGCATTCAATAATGTGTCACCAGCATATAGAGGTGCACTAACCTGCCAAAGATATTCCCCCATCCAGACAAATCACTGGATTCATGGTTTCCAATCACTTCCATggccacaggtgtgtgtgaa from Takifugu flavidus isolate HTHZ2018 chromosome 6, ASM371156v2, whole genome shotgun sequence encodes the following:
- the scpp5 gene encoding secretory calcium-binding phosphoprotein 5, whose product is MKLAILCLCLASTASAAPSFFHYLPHYGGPRQQVAPAPSQVKTPFTAAQTLTQPGLVGGYSVELLFPHRFPGTPGANTAQPFPSHGFIKYSIPQPPGRQSVEVYYPYDFSQQRILTNIPPLTNVPHLPSVLPFEIPAHIPNVAVFDSPPPSQDPLPPLQQDQPTQTSQVPEKV